The following proteins are co-located in the Leptidea sinapis chromosome 30, ilLepSina1.1, whole genome shotgun sequence genome:
- the LOC126973833 gene encoding calexcitin-2-like, giving the protein MLSEFRKKKLLYVFKMFFDVDESGTIEKKDFDDSLNIVAKLQGWDVNDSRFKVGQEVMAQIWNGLSAAADKDNDGKINAEEWIAMWSSHDKASMPEWQQLYCRVIFHIQDYSQDGAVDSDEYVKVHTAFGTDKDQASEAFKKLSDGKPSITWDDFQKRFEEFFMSDDENAPGNYLFASNKFD; this is encoded by the coding sequence ATGTTGTCAGAATTCAGAAAAAAGAAGTTATTGTATGTGTTCAAAATGTTCTTTGATGTGGATGAAAGTGGAACAATAGAGAAGAAAGACTTCGACGATTCTTTGAATATTGTCGCTAAGTTACAGGGATGGGATGTTAATGACAGTAGATTTAAAGTAGGCCAAGAGGTAATGGCGCAGATCTGGAATGGACTATCAGCCGCGGCGGACAAGGATAATGATGGCAAAATCAATGCTGAAGAATGGATCGCAATGTGGAGCTCTCATGATAAGGCATCCATGCCAGAATGGCAACAACTATACTGCAGAGTTATTTTCCACATTCAAGACTACTCACAAGATGGTGCAGTAGATTCCGATGAGTATGTGAAGGTACACACAGCTTTTGGTACCGACAAAGATCAAGCTTCAGAGGCATTCAAGAAGTTATCAGATGGAAAGCCAAGCATTACCTGGGATGATTTCCAAAAACGTTTTGAAGAATTTTTCATGTCTGATGATGAGAATGCACCTGGTAACTATTTGTTTGCTTCAAACAAATTTGactaa